From Bacillota bacterium, one genomic window encodes:
- a CDS encoding M20/M25/M40 family metallo-hydrolase codes for MENKGYVDAARLKRVFLEMVHINSPAYQEAELADFVQRELEGLGLKVSQGPPITGGNCGNVLGELPGSGRAILLSAHMDTVAPTAGIVCLEEDGVVRTDGRTILGADDKAGIAAILEALRVVVEYQLPHPTVYVLFTVAEEVGLLGARACEPLPSIDYGYVLDSDGPPGTIVNGAPYHCDWRVVVHGKAAHAGVAPEEGINAIAVAAAALSKMSFGRLSPETTCNVGIIEGGQARNIVPDTVKIVGEVRSFRKDEVKTQIDQMRAIWEETTKAFGATYCFDVEESYGGYVLPEEHPAIAVAKEAALRVGATPTIRRSGGGSDANIFNTMGIPTVPLGFAARGVHSKEESIDLADLKQVAEQVVEIIRLSAD; via the coding sequence ATGGAAAATAAAGGGTATGTGGATGCGGCGAGGCTAAAAAGAGTGTTTTTGGAGATGGTACACATTAACAGCCCCGCCTATCAAGAGGCGGAGCTGGCGGACTTTGTGCAAAGGGAGCTGGAAGGGTTGGGGCTTAAGGTGAGCCAAGGCCCTCCTATCACCGGGGGCAACTGCGGCAATGTCCTGGGAGAACTGCCCGGTAGCGGTAGGGCCATTCTCCTTTCGGCCCACATGGATACGGTGGCCCCCACGGCGGGGATCGTCTGTCTGGAGGAGGACGGGGTGGTGCGCACCGACGGCCGGACCATCCTGGGTGCCGATGACAAGGCCGGTATTGCCGCGATCCTCGAGGCTTTGCGGGTGGTGGTGGAATACCAGCTGCCTCATCCCACCGTCTACGTTCTTTTCACCGTGGCCGAAGAGGTTGGCCTGTTGGGGGCAAGGGCCTGCGAACCGCTTCCGTCCATCGACTATGGTTACGTGTTGGACAGCGACGGGCCGCCGGGTACCATTGTCAACGGTGCGCCCTATCACTGTGATTGGCGGGTGGTGGTACACGGTAAGGCGGCCCATGCAGGGGTAGCGCCGGAAGAGGGGATCAACGCCATCGCCGTGGCCGCCGCAGCCCTAAGCAAGATGTCCTTTGGACGTTTGAGTCCCGAGACCACTTGCAATGTGGGTATCATCGAGGGCGGACAGGCCAGAAACATTGTCCCCGATACGGTAAAGATCGTGGGTGAAGTACGTAGTTTCCGGAAGGATGAGGTAAAGACCCAGATTGATCAAATGCGCGCGATCTGGGAGGAAACCACCAAAGCCTTCGGTGCCACCTACTGTTTTGATGTGGAAGAATCCTACGGAGGCTATGTGCTCCCGGAGGAGCACCCTGCCATTGCTGTGGCCAAGGAGGCAGCCCTCCGGGTGGGGGCCACGCCTACGATCCGGCGTAGCGGGGGCGGCAGTGATGCCAATATCTTTAACACCATGGGCATCCCCACGGTGCCCTTAGGTTTTGCGGCCCGGGGGGTCCATTCCAAGGAAGAATCCATCGATCTGGCGGACCTGAAACAGGTGGCGGAGCAGGTGGTGGAGATCATTCGTCTTTCGGCGGACTGA
- the pnp gene encoding polyribonucleotide nucleotidyltransferase — protein MKKYTVDYGGRPLEMEVDRVAGQANGSVLVRYGDTVCLVTATMSAEPREGIDFFPLLVDYEERMYAIGRIPGGWGRREGKPGEGAILAARMIDRCLRPLFPDGFYNDVHVVATILSVDNDNPPDLASLMGASFALMISDIPFNGPIAGVRVGRVNGQFVINPTLEQCARSDMSITVAGTSEAVIMVEAGANEVPEEDVLEAILFGHEEIKRLCQFQFQPQQEVGKPKVEVPIYQVDADLEEQVRSRATERLLAAIQNPDKLSREANIKAVCDEVLEEFAAERSEEEFEEIKKDVSSILDLIVREEVRRMILEEGVRPDGRATDEIRPISAEVGILPRAHGSGLFTRGQTQVLNVCTLGVKSDEQVLDDLGDEETKRYIHHYNFPPYSVGEARPIRAPGRREIGHGALAERALLPVIPDEAEFPYTLRLVSEVLESNGSTSQASVCASTLSLMDAGVPIKRPVAGIAMGLIKEGEKYAILSDIQGMEDFLGDMDFKVAGTEVGVTALQMDIKIQGISREILQQALEQARKGRMFILGKMLEAISAPRPQLSPYAPRIITMEIPPDKIRDVIGPGGKNIRKIIDETKTTIDIEDDGRVFISSVDQAGGEAAKLAIERIVADVEVGQIYTGVVKRIAKFGAFVEVLPGKEGLVHISHLSPKRVSKVEDVVKEGDSVLVKVIEIDRQGRINLSMKDALPLGENGKS, from the coding sequence ATGAAAAAGTACACAGTTGATTACGGGGGCCGCCCCCTGGAAATGGAGGTGGATAGGGTAGCCGGTCAAGCCAATGGCAGCGTCCTGGTCAGGTACGGTGACACGGTATGCCTGGTCACTGCCACTATGTCTGCTGAGCCGAGGGAAGGCATCGACTTCTTCCCGCTCCTTGTGGACTACGAAGAGCGGATGTATGCCATCGGCCGCATTCCCGGCGGGTGGGGCCGACGGGAAGGAAAACCCGGGGAGGGGGCCATTCTCGCTGCTCGTATGATCGACCGTTGTCTACGTCCCCTCTTTCCTGACGGATTCTACAATGACGTCCACGTGGTGGCCACCATCCTCTCGGTGGACAATGATAACCCACCGGATCTAGCATCCCTCATGGGGGCATCCTTCGCCCTGATGATCTCGGATATCCCCTTCAATGGACCCATCGCCGGCGTGCGGGTGGGAAGAGTCAACGGCCAGTTTGTGATCAATCCCACCCTGGAGCAATGCGCCCGTTCGGATATGTCCATTACGGTGGCCGGGACCAGCGAAGCGGTGATCATGGTGGAAGCTGGTGCCAACGAGGTTCCAGAGGAGGATGTGCTCGAGGCCATACTCTTCGGCCACGAAGAGATCAAGAGGCTTTGCCAATTCCAGTTCCAGCCCCAGCAGGAAGTGGGCAAACCCAAGGTGGAGGTTCCCATCTACCAGGTGGATGCCGATTTGGAAGAGCAGGTTCGCAGCCGGGCCACGGAGCGGTTGCTCGCGGCTATCCAGAATCCGGATAAACTGAGCCGGGAGGCGAACATCAAGGCGGTTTGTGATGAAGTGTTGGAGGAATTCGCCGCCGAGCGTTCGGAGGAAGAATTCGAGGAGATAAAGAAGGATGTTTCCAGTATTTTGGACCTCATCGTCCGGGAAGAGGTCCGGCGGATGATCCTGGAGGAAGGGGTAAGACCCGACGGACGGGCCACCGATGAGATTCGGCCCATTTCGGCGGAAGTGGGGATCCTACCCAGAGCCCACGGTTCGGGACTCTTTACCCGTGGACAGACCCAAGTGCTCAACGTCTGTACCCTTGGGGTGAAATCCGATGAACAGGTACTGGATGATCTAGGCGACGAAGAGACCAAGCGCTATATCCATCACTACAATTTCCCACCCTACAGTGTGGGGGAGGCCAGACCCATCCGGGCACCGGGCCGTCGGGAGATCGGGCATGGCGCCTTGGCCGAACGGGCTCTGTTACCGGTGATTCCCGATGAGGCGGAGTTCCCCTATACACTGCGGTTGGTTTCTGAGGTGTTGGAATCCAACGGTTCCACCTCCCAAGCCAGTGTCTGTGCTTCCACTTTGTCCCTGATGGATGCCGGCGTACCCATCAAACGGCCAGTGGCCGGGATCGCCATGGGACTGATTAAGGAAGGCGAGAAATATGCCATCCTGTCGGACATCCAAGGTATGGAGGACTTCCTTGGCGATATGGACTTTAAGGTGGCCGGTACGGAAGTTGGTGTCACCGCCCTGCAGATGGATATCAAGATCCAGGGGATCAGCAGGGAGATCTTGCAACAGGCTTTGGAACAGGCCCGGAAAGGTCGGATGTTTATCCTGGGCAAGATGCTGGAGGCGATTTCGGCCCCCCGTCCCCAATTGTCCCCCTACGCTCCCCGTATCATCACCATGGAGATCCCCCCCGATAAGATCCGCGACGTCATCGGACCGGGTGGCAAGAACATCCGGAAGATCATCGATGAGACCAAAACCACCATCGACATTGAGGACGACGGTCGGGTGTTCATCTCTTCGGTGGATCAGGCCGGTGGGGAAGCGGCGAAGCTGGCGATTGAACGGATCGTGGCCGATGTGGAAGTGGGTCAGATCTACACCGGCGTGGTGAAACGTATTGCCAAGTTTGGTGCCTTTGTGGAGGTCCTGCCGGGCAAAGAGGGCCTTGTCCACATCTCACACCTGTCGCCAAAGCGGGTGAGCAAAGTGGAAGATGTGGTAAAAGAGGGCGACTCGGTGTTGGTGAAGGTGATCGAGATCGACCGGCAAGGGCGGATCAATTTGTCCATGAAGGATGCCCTTCCATTGGGAGAAAACGGCAAGTCCTAA
- a CDS encoding 3-methyl-2-oxobutanoate dehydrogenase subunit VorB yields the protein MKRVLMKGNEALARGAVAAGCRYFFGYPITPQNEIPTYMAEVLPKLGGVYLQAESEIGAINMIYGAAGCGKMAMTSSSGPGLSLKQEGISYLCGAELPCVIVNIQRCGPGLGGVLASQGDYFQATRGGGHGDYRTLVLAPATAQEMYDLAWDAFTIAFRYRNPVVILGDGILGQMMEPVALVERPPVDPGNLDWATTMAKGRSKRLINSLYIDPVELEQHNRKLAAKYERMKREEVRFEEVGMDDAEICVVAYGIVARIVRSAVARARAQGMKVGMIRPITLFPFPEEVIYRRAEQVKLFLTVELSTGQMVEDVRLAVAGRRPVEFYGRQGGMVPTPKEILEQIERLGAIS from the coding sequence TTGAAACGGGTATTGATGAAAGGTAACGAAGCACTGGCCCGGGGCGCTGTTGCTGCCGGGTGTCGATATTTTTTCGGGTACCCCATTACCCCGCAAAATGAGATCCCCACGTACATGGCGGAGGTCCTCCCGAAGCTGGGGGGTGTCTACCTGCAGGCGGAAAGTGAGATCGGAGCCATCAATATGATTTACGGCGCCGCAGGCTGTGGCAAAATGGCGATGACTTCCTCTTCCGGTCCTGGGTTGAGCCTGAAACAGGAGGGGATTTCCTACCTTTGTGGAGCCGAGTTGCCCTGCGTCATTGTGAACATCCAGCGTTGTGGTCCTGGTCTGGGTGGCGTATTGGCCAGCCAGGGGGACTATTTCCAGGCCACCCGGGGTGGCGGACATGGTGATTACCGGACCCTGGTGCTGGCTCCGGCCACCGCGCAGGAAATGTACGACCTGGCTTGGGATGCCTTTACCATTGCCTTTCGGTATCGTAATCCCGTGGTAATCCTGGGTGATGGGATCCTGGGTCAGATGATGGAGCCGGTGGCATTGGTGGAAAGGCCGCCGGTGGATCCGGGTAATCTAGATTGGGCCACCACCATGGCCAAGGGGCGGTCGAAACGCTTGATCAACTCCCTGTATATCGATCCGGTGGAATTGGAGCAACATAACCGGAAACTGGCCGCGAAATACGAACGGATGAAGCGGGAAGAGGTCCGCTTTGAAGAGGTCGGCATGGATGATGCGGAGATCTGTGTAGTGGCCTATGGGATCGTGGCCCGGATCGTTCGTTCCGCCGTGGCCCGGGCCCGGGCCCAAGGGATGAAGGTGGGTATGATCCGTCCCATTACCCTGTTCCCCTTCCCTGAGGAAGTGATCTACCGTCGGGCCGAGCAGGTTAAACTGTTCCTCACGGTGGAACTGAGCACGGGGCAGATGGTGGAAGACGTGCGTCTAGCGGTGGCGGGACGTCGGCCTGTGGAGTTTTACGGGCGGCAGGGCGGTATGGTACCTACACCTAAGGAGATCCTGGAGCAGATTGAAAGATTGGGGGCAATTTCGTGA
- the rpsO gene encoding 30S ribosomal protein S15 yields MSLSKERKQEILKEFQVHENDTGSPEVQIALLTAQINELTTHLVKHKNDHHSRRGLYKMIGQRRGLLRYLRNKDIERYRAITEKLGIRQQ; encoded by the coding sequence TTGTCGCTATCTAAGGAACGGAAGCAGGAGATTCTGAAAGAATTCCAAGTGCATGAAAATGATACCGGATCTCCCGAAGTACAGATCGCCTTGTTGACCGCGCAGATCAATGAGTTGACCACCCACTTGGTGAAACATAAAAACGATCATCATTCCCGGCGCGGCTTGTACAAGATGATCGGTCAGCGGAGAGGTTTACTCCGGTATCTCCGGAACAAAGATATTGAAAGATATCGGGCGATTACGGAGAAGCTAGGCATAAGGCAACAATAA
- a CDS encoding bifunctional riboflavin kinase/FAD synthetase, whose product MDVGPVAALGIFDGVHLGHQKILEQTVLRARQLKTEALVLTFHPHPQVVLGGEGPKLITTLEDRQALIRGCGIHRVLVESFTPSFAQLTPEEFFTEVIVGKLQVREIVVGYDYTFGQGGAGNVETLRTLGQAQGIQVHRVSPVEIAGRKVSSTLIRELVTQGQVEKARILLGRPFFLRGKVIHGEGLARQWRVPTANLAVSEEILWPMDGVYLATAEMSAEGELPAIVSIGTKPTFDGRERVIEVHILDRQWDLYDNQLTVFFHRFVRPQRRFGSEAELFAQVHRDIAEARIFFATPSKVECTGE is encoded by the coding sequence ATGGATGTTGGACCAGTGGCGGCCCTCGGTATCTTTGATGGTGTTCACCTGGGACACCAGAAGATCCTGGAACAGACGGTGCTACGGGCCCGTCAGCTGAAAACGGAAGCTTTAGTCTTAACCTTCCATCCCCATCCCCAGGTGGTACTGGGCGGCGAGGGCCCGAAACTTATCACCACTTTGGAGGATCGCCAAGCCTTGATCCGCGGTTGTGGGATCCATCGGGTCTTGGTGGAGTCCTTTACCCCGTCCTTTGCCCAGCTAACCCCGGAAGAGTTCTTTACCGAGGTTATTGTGGGGAAATTGCAGGTGCGGGAAATTGTGGTGGGCTATGATTACACCTTCGGACAGGGTGGGGCGGGGAATGTGGAGACCTTACGAACCTTGGGGCAAGCCCAGGGCATCCAGGTCCATCGGGTATCACCGGTAGAGATTGCCGGCCGGAAAGTGTCCAGCACCCTGATCCGGGAACTGGTGACCCAGGGACAGGTGGAGAAGGCCAGAATCCTGCTGGGCCGGCCCTTTTTCCTCCGGGGGAAGGTGATCCACGGGGAAGGCCTGGCCCGGCAGTGGCGAGTGCCCACGGCCAATCTTGCGGTTTCCGAGGAGATCCTTTGGCCGATGGATGGGGTTTACCTTGCCACCGCGGAGATGTCTGCAGAGGGGGAGCTTCCTGCGATTGTGAGTATCGGAACCAAGCCTACCTTTGACGGTAGGGAGCGGGTGATCGAAGTCCACATCCTCGATCGGCAGTGGGACCTTTACGATAACCAGTTAACGGTCTTCTTCCACCGATTTGTTCGTCCCCAGCGCCGTTTTGGTTCCGAGGCGGAATTGTTTGCCCAGGTGCATCGGGACATTGCCGAGGCGCGGATCTTTTTTGCTACTCCTTCTAAGGTGGAATGCACCGGCGAATGA
- a CDS encoding 2-oxoacid:ferredoxin oxidoreductase subunit gamma: MLHEVIIAGFGGQGVLLCGQLIAHAGMEAGYNVTWYPSYGPEMRGGTCNCSVVVSSDVVGSPVVSEASALLVFNKPSLDKFENAVQPGGLVFINSSLVDRQPKREDVTVYNVPANAIADGLGSSLVANMVMLGAFLEATDLLADELVEVALKEILPERRHHLLPLNMQAVAAGRKVVREHGK; encoded by the coding sequence GTGCTGCATGAGGTGATTATCGCTGGATTTGGTGGACAAGGGGTCCTACTATGCGGGCAACTGATCGCCCATGCGGGTATGGAAGCAGGATACAACGTGACTTGGTATCCCTCCTATGGACCAGAGATGCGGGGCGGTACCTGCAACTGCTCCGTGGTGGTTTCCTCGGATGTGGTGGGTTCGCCGGTGGTCAGTGAGGCTTCCGCTCTGTTGGTGTTCAACAAACCTTCCTTGGACAAGTTTGAGAATGCGGTACAGCCCGGTGGGTTGGTTTTTATCAACAGTTCCCTGGTGGATCGGCAACCGAAACGGGAAGACGTTACAGTGTACAACGTGCCGGCCAATGCCATCGCCGATGGATTGGGCTCGAGCTTGGTCGCCAATATGGTGATGCTGGGTGCCTTCTTGGAAGCCACGGACCTTTTGGCCGACGAGTTGGTGGAGGTGGCCTTAAAGGAGATCCTGCCCGAACGGCGTCATCACCTGTTGCCCTTGAATATGCAGGCAGTGGCCGCCGGCCGGAAAGTGGTGAGGGAGCATGGAAAATAA
- a CDS encoding 4Fe-4S binding protein: protein MAKITVDRERCKGCSLCIAFCPQKILELETTTNAKGYHPAALVDEERCTGCAQCATMCPDICIEVYR, encoded by the coding sequence ATGGCAAAGATCACAGTAGATCGAGAACGCTGTAAAGGCTGTAGCCTGTGTATTGCGTTCTGTCCACAGAAAATCCTGGAACTGGAAACAACAACCAATGCCAAGGGCTATCATCCGGCAGCCTTGGTGGATGAAGAGCGGTGTACCGGATGTGCCCAATGTGCCACGATGTGTCCGGACATCTGTATCGAAGTGTACCGGTAG
- a CDS encoding 2-oxoglutarate oxidoreductase, which translates to MKKVFERPRSLADIPFHYCPGCTHGIIHRLVATAIDDLGIQEQTIGVASVGCSVFTYNYFDVDMQAASHGRAPAVATGVKRAIPEAIVFAYQGDGDLASIGTAEFVHAAARGEKITIIFVNNAIYAMTGGQMAPTTLLGQKTTTSPAGRSIDREGYPVQVCEMLASFPGVAYLERVSVHEPRAVRRAQRAITNAFKAQQAGLGFSLIEVLSTCSVNWQMPPLKALEWLKENMLEYYPAKNFVNKLEQGGTDGAA; encoded by the coding sequence GTGAAGAAAGTGTTCGAAAGACCGCGTAGCCTGGCGGACATCCCATTCCACTATTGCCCAGGCTGTACCCATGGAATCATTCATCGGTTGGTAGCCACGGCCATTGATGACCTAGGCATTCAGGAACAGACCATCGGAGTGGCTTCGGTGGGTTGTTCAGTGTTCACATACAATTACTTCGATGTAGACATGCAGGCCGCGTCCCACGGGCGGGCACCCGCGGTGGCGACGGGGGTGAAACGGGCGATCCCCGAGGCCATTGTCTTTGCCTACCAAGGAGACGGGGACCTGGCTTCCATCGGTACCGCGGAATTCGTCCATGCCGCGGCCAGGGGAGAGAAGATCACGATTATCTTCGTGAACAACGCCATCTACGCGATGACCGGTGGACAGATGGCCCCCACCACCCTGTTGGGCCAAAAGACCACCACCTCCCCCGCAGGCCGTAGCATCGACCGGGAGGGTTACCCGGTGCAGGTTTGTGAGATGCTGGCCAGTTTCCCGGGGGTGGCCTATCTGGAACGGGTGTCGGTCCATGAGCCCCGGGCGGTACGCCGCGCCCAGCGGGCCATTACCAATGCCTTCAAAGCCCAACAGGCGGGCCTGGGTTTTTCCCTGATTGAGGTCCTCTCCACCTGTTCGGTGAATTGGCAAATGCCTCCTCTGAAGGCCCTGGAATGGTTGAAGGAGAACATGTTGGAGTATTACCCGGCGAAGAATTTCGTCAATAAGCTGGAACAGGGGGGGACGGACGGTGCTGCATGA
- a CDS encoding DUF3866 family protein has translation MIRIRRARVLSVDERHVGYSKLTVQVGEEKQQAINYDFLTGSVGQGDFVILNTTAVHAGVGSGGYHFVIYVEGNDYLNSPEEGHIFKLRYTPQQIKVQVAEEEESPTHDLVANCADLAGLPVLAGALHSQLTPAVLGIRAFAPPQTRIAYIMTDGGCLPLAFSQQVRFLKEKGLIDATITCGHAFGGDYEAVNIYSALIVAKAVAKADYAIVCMGPGIVGTNTKWGTTALEQASILHAVSTLKGIPIAILRLSFADPRPRHYGVSHHTLTVLSQGVHVPVHVALPQLEGERRAHVYSQLEGAGLTSRHQITELATDFLTGYLEEYGHLLNTMGRSYGQDPEFFMAAAASGALAVSLAQPSPPKGERT, from the coding sequence GTGATTAGGATTCGACGTGCACGGGTGTTGTCCGTGGATGAACGCCATGTGGGTTACAGCAAGCTCACGGTCCAAGTGGGCGAGGAAAAGCAACAGGCGATCAATTACGACTTCTTGACCGGTAGCGTCGGCCAGGGGGATTTTGTAATCCTGAACACCACCGCGGTGCACGCAGGGGTGGGTAGTGGGGGATACCACTTTGTGATCTATGTGGAGGGAAACGATTACCTCAACAGCCCCGAGGAAGGCCACATCTTCAAACTACGCTACACGCCCCAGCAGATCAAGGTCCAGGTTGCCGAGGAAGAGGAAAGCCCCACCCATGATCTAGTGGCCAATTGTGCTGATCTTGCAGGGTTGCCGGTGCTGGCCGGTGCCTTGCATTCCCAACTGACCCCCGCGGTCTTGGGGATCCGGGCCTTCGCTCCACCCCAGACCAGGATCGCCTACATCATGACCGATGGGGGGTGCCTTCCCCTGGCCTTCAGCCAGCAGGTTCGATTCCTAAAGGAAAAGGGATTAATTGATGCCACGATTACCTGTGGTCACGCCTTTGGGGGTGACTATGAGGCGGTGAATATCTACAGTGCCCTCATCGTGGCAAAGGCTGTGGCCAAAGCCGACTATGCTATTGTCTGTATGGGACCTGGGATAGTGGGTACCAACACGAAGTGGGGTACCACCGCTTTGGAACAAGCCAGTATTTTACATGCCGTATCCACCCTAAAGGGGATTCCCATTGCGATCCTGCGGCTTAGTTTTGCCGATCCCCGTCCCCGGCACTATGGGGTGAGTCACCACACCCTGACGGTGCTGTCCCAGGGGGTGCATGTGCCGGTCCATGTGGCCTTGCCCCAACTGGAAGGGGAGAGGCGGGCCCACGTCTATAGCCAACTGGAAGGGGCGGGATTGACGAGTCGGCACCAGATCACGGAGCTGGCCACCGATTTCCTCACCGGGTATCTGGAGGAATATGGCCATTTGCTCAATACCATGGGGCGCTCCTATGGCCAGGATCCGGAGTTTTTCATGGCCGCGGCCGCTTCGGGGGCTTTGGCTGTGAGTTTGGCCCAGCCAAGTCCTCCTAAGGGGGAGAGGACCTAG